In the genome of Cyanobacteriota bacterium, the window GCCGTAATATCTACGGTGACCTGTTTTACTCCCGGTAGTGTCTTTACTGCTCGTTGACAATCTTCCACAATAAATTCGCGTAGTGGGCAAGCAGGTGTGGTTAGAACCAGGGTGAATTTCACATCACCAGCTTCATCGACTGTAACGTTACGAATCATGTTTAACTCGACTAAACTGCGGCGCAGCTCAGGATCTTGGACAGGTTTCAGCAC includes:
- a CDS encoding iron-sulfur cluster assembly protein, producing MVDVAAVLDVLKPVQDPELRRSLVELNMIRNVTVDEAGDVKFTLVLTTPACPLREFIVEDCQRAVKTLPGVKQVTVDITA